The genomic segment TGGGTAACTGCAGGACTGCCATCTGTTAAGATGAGAAGGTTCTCATATGGGAACACGAACTGCTCGTCGGGTTGCATCCGCACTGTGAGAACTGGAATCGAGGAAAGACGAACAACTTTCTCAGAGACACTTCCAAGGAGATACCGTGATAATCCCTCTCGGGCGTGGGTTGACATCACGATCAAATCATATCCGAAATGTTCGGCGTGCTCAACTATCTGCGGGGCTGGATTACCCTGGACAACGTCAGTATCATAGGAGACACCGAGTGTATCCAAGGTTTTTGCTGCCTCTTCAACGATATCCTCACCCTCTTGAACAAGTGCATCAACGACTTCATCGCCAACGACGGTGACACTATCACGGGTTGTGTCAGCGACAAAAAGAACATGGATAGTTGCATCGAGTCGATGCGCAATTTCGCTCGTGTGATGGAGTGCTTCTGCTGCGCCCTCACTCCCATCAAATGGAAGAAGGATGTTCTCGTACATCTTACTGCAACAGAATACTGTGGGTAGTCTCTAAGGGCTTTCTCCTATCCCTTCGTATTTATCGATAAAGTCGAACTACACTACCTATCTTTGATAGCAACCTGAGTTCGATTGCCGTCTGTGGAATCTATCGATCCATACTCGACATACGATGGACATGGTGAGAATGGTGATGAGCGATTCCCAGATACGTGGTAATCGAGATATCGCTACCCGGACTTCACGCGTCAACGATTATCGGTGCGGATGACCTTGAGACAATCGTCGAGTCTGCAACAGACTGGCCTGGAATGGGCCTTCTCTTTGTGTACCCATTTCTGATTGCTTTCGCACTCACTGGGCCGAATAAATTTTGAGTCACTCAACTGAATTGAGATGATGTCTTGATCCTCGGTTAACGCTTATATTACACGGCGGTGGGGCAGAATACGTCTCGAGGCCTCACTCGGCAGATCTCGGATTAAGTCAGTCGTACAAACAGGAAGGAATCAGTGGATTTTCCCATTAGCCTCGGAGTAGAAAATTAGATCGCCTGTAGAACTGAGATCAGTAAATACAGAGCCTGTAAAGACTTCTGCCCACCACCTAAGTGTCTGAAACAAATCCTAATCAACTCATCCGAAAGCCTATAGCAGATTCGAAAACAAAGATATGTGTTAGTACATGTCCTTGCCCGTCTATTCCATTGAGGCAAGCCCTCGAATACCACTCATAGCAATAAGCGGTGAAGGGCTTCTCTCGGAAACGTCGATTACCCTCATCGGAATCGCTGTTCTCATTATTCTCTTGGCTCTCTCAGCATTCTTCTCCTCTTCGGAGATTGCATTATTCTCTCTTGCCAAGCATCGTGTTAACGCCTTAGTCGAGAACGGAACGCCAGGTGCAGAAACAGTCGCGGATCTGAAGTCGGATCCTCATCGACTTCTCGTGACGATTCTTGTTGGGAATAATCTTGTCAATATCGGGATGTCCTCGATTTCGACTGCTATCGTCGGATTCTACTTCAATACGGGAACTGCAGTGCTCATCTCGACATTTGGTATCACTGCAATTGTCTTGCTCTTCGGCGAAAGCGCCCCTAAATCATATGCCGTCGAACATACAGAGTCGTGGGCGTTACGGATCGCACAGCCACTCAAACTTTCCGAGTACGTGTTATTCCCCCTTGTTGTTATCTTCGATTATCTCACGCGGTTGGTCAATAAGGTTACTGGGGGAGGTGCAGCTATCGAATCCTCGTATGTAACTCGCGACGAGATCCAAGAGATGATTCGAACGGGCGAGCGCGAGGGCGTAATCGAGGAAGACGAATGGGAGATGTTTCAGCGGATTTTCCGTTTTCGAAACACAATCGCCAAGGAAGTCATGACGCCACGATTGGATATCGTCGGAATTGATACTGAAGCAACGCTCAACGAAGCAATCACCCGATGTCTTGAAAGTGGTCATCGGCGTCTCCCTGTTTATGCTGATACCCTGGACAACATCGTTGGAACCGCAGATATTCATGAACTCATCGAGGCCCAATGGAGTGGAAGCGCTGGAAACACACGACTGGGCGAACTTGAACTCTTGGCTCCCCCACACCATGTCCCAGAGAGTAAATCTGTCGACGAACTGCTTGGCGAAATGCAGACATCGCGAACCCAAATGGCGGTAGTCATTGACGAATTTGGAACGACAGAAGGACTCGTGACAGTAGAGGACCTTACAGAAGAAATCGTCGGAGAGATTCTTGAAGGGACGGAAGAGGCACCGATTACGCACCTTAATGAGACGACTGCACTCGTTCGCGGCGACGTAGATATTGCGGCAGTGAACGAGGAACTTGATCTGAACCTCCCAGATGGAGAGGAGTTCGAGACGATTGCAGGGCTCTTGTTCAATCGGGCCGGACGGTTGGTTGAGCAGGGAGAAACGTTCGACTGTAACGATGTCCAGCTGCAAGTCGAAACAGTCGATCAAACCCGTGTTATACAGGTCCGAATCCGCATTGATCCCTCAACTGAAACTTCTGAGACAACCACTGAGTCGATAAATTAGACTCGATGCGTCATGCTTTGTGGCGCTACTTTTTCCCATTCTAAGAACGATGGTACAGACACAATGGACATGATGAACAAGCTCCAGCGAGTGCTCGGACTTCTTGAGGGTCACCGGAGCTGAACCTCGCGGAGGAGTGCTGGAAGAAACACAATCAAGAACTCGGCAACCGTCTCTTCGATACACTGGACAACCTTCGTGATACTGCGCTCTCTGCGCTCAACTCCATCAAGCCACCAGTAATCATTCGTCGGCGTTTACGCGCCATTCAGCACTTAGTTCGTCTCGGGTGGATGCAGTGAACGTACCATCTCGAAAGACGCTTACTCGCCCGTTTTCAGCGCTTAATGTAACGGTTGTATGTGCTTCCATGTCATTATAGAGAGAATTGCTATACGATTCCTGCTGTTCTTCACCTTGAATGTCAATTCCCCAGATTGGTTCTAGGTCATTGATAGTCCAATTTCGCCATTTGTCAGCAGTTTCTAAGTTACTATCGTAGAAGGCTTGATCCGGAAATGACACGATATTTTCGTTCATTCGATACTGTGTCCGTAGGAGAACGGAAATTTCGTCGTCATATCGGTGAAGGAGATACTCGAAAAGGGAAGTCTGAAGATCATCCTCTTTGGGCTCCGCCGCACTAAATGGGGGGAGTTGCTTATGATCTCCTGCAAGAACAAGCTTTTGAGCGCAGTTGAGTACAATTGCTGTTGCAGGGCGGCTTGCCTGTGTGGCTTCGTCCACAACTGCGACATCAAATTCATTTTGGCTGAATTGGGCCGCACCACTGGTTGTTGCTGCAACGACAGTAGCTGTGCTTGAGGACTTGGCGAGATAATTTGCTGCCACAACCTCATTCTGAGTGTTGGATCCAACTCGTGCGATCGATAGGTCCATATCCGGATCCTGTGCCATCGCATGGAGTGTACCGTCTTCCGGATTCCCTGGGGTGCTATCACCAACCAGTAGATTGTCTACAGCTTGATTAGAATGTGCTGTCACTAGTACTGATTTGTTTTTTGCAATTGATTGTTGGACATATGAGGTGAGTGTTCGCGTTTTCCCTGTTCCTGGGGGGCCATGAATACAAACAACGTTGCTCGCGCTGTCAGCCCAAAGTAGCGCTTGATACTGGTAGTCATTGAGTTCTATGGCCGACTCTGGGATCGAATACTTGTCAACATTGAATTCAACAGGGCGCTGACCCGTGAGGAGCGTACGTTTCTGTTCGTTCTTTTTGACCTCATTAATTGCCTCGATACGCCGCT from the Natronococcus sp. AD-5 genome contains:
- a CDS encoding hemolysin family protein is translated as MSLPVYSIEASPRIPLIAISGEGLLSETSITLIGIAVLIILLALSAFFSSSEIALFSLAKHRVNALVENGTPGAETVADLKSDPHRLLVTILVGNNLVNIGMSSISTAIVGFYFNTGTAVLISTFGITAIVLLFGESAPKSYAVEHTESWALRIAQPLKLSEYVLFPLVVIFDYLTRLVNKVTGGGAAIESSYVTRDEIQEMIRTGEREGVIEEDEWEMFQRIFRFRNTIAKEVMTPRLDIVGIDTEATLNEAITRCLESGHRRLPVYADTLDNIVGTADIHELIEAQWSGSAGNTRLGELELLAPPHHVPESKSVDELLGEMQTSRTQMAVVIDEFGTTEGLVTVEDLTEEIVGEILEGTEEAPITHLNETTALVRGDVDIAAVNEELDLNLPDGEEFETIAGLLFNRAGRLVEQGETFDCNDVQLQVETVDQTRVIQVRIRIDPSTETSETTTESIN
- a CDS encoding AAA domain-containing protein produces the protein MNPVPYKRRIEAINEVKKNEQKRTLLTGQRPVEFNVDKYSIPESAIELNDYQYQALLWADSASNVVCIHGPPGTGKTRTLTSYVQQSIAKNKSVLVTAHSNQAVDNLLVGDSTPGNPEDGTLHAMAQDPDMDLSIARVGSNTQNEVVAANYLAKSSSTATVVAATTSGAAQFSQNEFDVAVVDEATQASRPATAIVLNCAQKLVLAGDHKQLPPFSAAEPKEDDLQTSLFEYLLHRYDDEISVLLRTQYRMNENIVSFPDQAFYDSNLETADKWRNWTINDLEPIWGIDIQGEEQQESYSNSLYNDMEAHTTVTLSAENGRVSVFRDGTFTASTRDELSAEWRVNADE
- a CDS encoding universal stress protein, with product MYENILLPFDGSEGAAEALHHTSEIAHRLDATIHVLFVADTTRDSVTVVGDEVVDALVQEGEDIVEEAAKTLDTLGVSYDTDVVQGNPAPQIVEHAEHFGYDLIVMSTHAREGLSRYLLGSVSEKVVRLSSIPVLTVRMQPDEQFVFPYENLLILTDGSPAVTHAANHGLSLAATLDSTVHILSVVNDESHGLDTLPTISDHNTEQAASNAVDDLASQAETHGVTNIVRQVEHGTPIEVILKYTESNNIHAIVMGTTGRRGTERILLGSLAEKVVRSAPVPIVTVKGTE